The Streptomyces sp. NL15-2K genome contains a region encoding:
- a CDS encoding glycoside hydrolase family 2 TIM barrel-domain containing protein, which produces MSFRTTTSVDYVEDVSPGSGALPPRAWYASSDAKSLSLNGSWRFRLSATADAEDDSFAGEGYDAGDWAAVAVPGHWVMQGHGSPIYTNHLYPFPVDPPHVPSENPTGDHLRVFDLPEDWPALSEGGAVLRFDGVESCARVWLNGTDIGEFKGSRLPHEFAVGHLLKPVGNVLAVRVHQWSAGSYLEDQDQWWLPGIFRDVTLLHRPAGSVLDFFVHASYDHVTGEGTLRVDSDVDGRVTVPALDIDVATGDSVTVPVQPWSAETPTLYDGVLTTEGERVPLRIGFRTVVLEDGLIKVNGRPVLFKGVNRHEWHPEKGRALDLETMREDVLLMKRHNLNAVRTSHYPPHPAFLDLCDEYGLWVIDECDLETHGFTEQDWRDNPVDDDRWTPALLDRAARMVERDKNHPSVVFWSLGNEAGTGRGLTAMAEWIHGRDSSRLVHYEGDWNCRDTDVYSRMYAFHDEVEKIGKGLDGGTEKRRGLPFIQCEYGHAMGNGPGGLADYQRLFESYDRLQGGFIWEWIDHGIKHPELGYAYGGDFGEELHDGNFVCDGLIFPDREPSPGLVEYKKVIEPVRIEGDGADGTVRITNKYDFADLSELAFEWSCQVDGETVESGSLSVPALAAGESAEVKLPEPPVDGRGGERQWTVRALLAADTAWAPKDHVVAWGQFAVAARPLPSVPATDRPVRGDGRITLGPAAFDARTGALKTIGGVCVEGLKLDVWRAPTDNDDGAEWQTDTRYGVMWRTLGLHRMQHRLDGVDLGDDALTVRTRVAPAAREVGLATVYRWTSDGDRLRLTVSVAPEGDWTLPLPRLGVRFALPTADSVQWFGGGPGEAYPDTRMASMVGRWQSTVDDLQTPYVRPQENGARADVRWLEIGGLRIEGDPEFWFSARRWTTEQLDAARHLTDLAPGDSVWVNLDHGQHGIGSQSCGPGPLPRYFLKAEPTEFSFVFSVIG; this is translated from the coding sequence ATGTCTTTCCGCACCACCACGTCCGTCGACTACGTAGAGGACGTCTCACCGGGCAGCGGTGCCCTGCCGCCCCGCGCCTGGTACGCGTCCTCGGACGCGAAGTCCCTGTCGCTCAACGGCAGCTGGCGCTTCCGTCTGTCGGCGACGGCCGACGCCGAGGACGACTCGTTCGCCGGGGAGGGGTACGACGCCGGGGACTGGGCCGCGGTCGCGGTCCCGGGCCACTGGGTCATGCAGGGCCATGGCTCCCCCATCTACACCAACCACCTGTACCCCTTCCCGGTGGACCCGCCGCACGTCCCTTCGGAGAACCCGACCGGTGACCACCTGCGGGTCTTCGACCTGCCCGAGGACTGGCCCGCCCTGTCCGAGGGCGGCGCCGTCCTGCGGTTCGACGGAGTGGAGTCCTGCGCCCGTGTCTGGCTGAACGGCACGGACATCGGCGAGTTCAAGGGCTCCCGGCTGCCGCACGAGTTCGCGGTCGGCCATCTACTGAAGCCTGTAGGCAATGTACTGGCGGTCCGCGTCCACCAGTGGTCGGCCGGTTCCTACCTGGAGGACCAGGACCAGTGGTGGCTGCCGGGCATCTTCCGTGACGTGACGCTGCTGCACCGGCCTGCGGGCAGCGTGCTCGACTTCTTCGTGCACGCCTCCTACGACCACGTCACGGGTGAGGGCACCCTGCGCGTCGACTCCGACGTCGACGGGCGGGTGACCGTGCCCGCCCTGGACATCGATGTCGCGACCGGCGATTCGGTGACAGTGCCGGTCCAGCCGTGGTCCGCGGAGACGCCGACGCTGTACGACGGCGTCCTCACGACCGAGGGCGAACGGGTGCCCCTGCGCATCGGCTTCCGTACGGTCGTCCTCGAAGACGGCCTGATCAAGGTCAACGGCCGGCCCGTCCTCTTCAAGGGCGTCAACCGGCACGAATGGCACCCGGAGAAGGGCCGCGCGCTCGACCTGGAGACCATGCGCGAGGACGTGCTGCTGATGAAGCGGCACAACCTCAACGCCGTCCGCACCTCCCACTACCCGCCGCACCCCGCCTTCCTCGACCTGTGCGACGAGTACGGGCTGTGGGTCATCGACGAGTGCGACCTGGAGACCCACGGCTTCACCGAGCAGGACTGGCGGGACAACCCCGTCGACGACGACCGGTGGACCCCGGCCCTCCTGGACCGCGCCGCCCGCATGGTCGAGCGCGACAAGAACCACCCGTCGGTCGTCTTCTGGTCGCTGGGCAACGAGGCCGGCACCGGCCGCGGCCTGACCGCGATGGCCGAGTGGATCCACGGCCGGGACTCCTCGCGCCTGGTGCACTACGAGGGCGACTGGAACTGCCGGGACACGGACGTGTACTCGCGCATGTACGCCTTCCACGACGAGGTCGAGAAGATCGGCAAGGGCCTGGACGGGGGCACGGAGAAGAGGCGCGGGCTCCCCTTCATCCAGTGCGAGTACGGGCACGCCATGGGCAACGGCCCCGGCGGGCTCGCCGACTACCAGCGGCTGTTCGAGTCGTACGACCGGCTCCAGGGCGGCTTCATCTGGGAGTGGATCGACCACGGCATCAAGCACCCCGAGCTGGGCTACGCCTACGGCGGCGACTTCGGCGAGGAGCTGCACGACGGCAACTTCGTCTGCGACGGGCTGATCTTCCCCGACCGCGAGCCCTCCCCCGGGCTCGTCGAGTACAAGAAGGTCATCGAGCCGGTCCGCATCGAGGGCGACGGCGCGGACGGCACCGTACGGATCACCAACAAGTACGACTTCGCGGACCTGTCGGAGCTGGCCTTCGAGTGGTCGTGCCAGGTGGACGGCGAGACCGTCGAGTCGGGCTCCCTGTCGGTGCCGGCGCTGGCGGCGGGCGAGTCGGCTGAGGTGAAGCTGCCGGAGCCGCCCGTGGACGGGCGCGGCGGCGAGCGGCAGTGGACGGTACGGGCACTGCTCGCCGCCGACACCGCCTGGGCGCCGAAGGACCACGTGGTCGCCTGGGGTCAGTTCGCGGTGGCCGCCCGGCCGCTGCCGTCCGTCCCCGCGACCGACCGGCCCGTGCGGGGCGACGGGCGGATCACGCTCGGCCCGGCCGCCTTCGACGCCCGTACGGGTGCGCTGAAGACGATCGGCGGGGTCTGTGTCGAAGGCCTGAAGCTGGACGTGTGGCGGGCGCCGACCGACAACGACGACGGCGCGGAGTGGCAGACGGACACCCGGTACGGGGTGATGTGGCGCACGCTGGGCCTGCACCGCATGCAGCACCGGCTGGACGGCGTGGACTTGGGCGACGACGCGTTGACGGTGCGGACCCGGGTGGCGCCCGCCGCCCGCGAGGTCGGCCTCGCCACGGTGTACCGCTGGACCTCCGACGGGGACCGGCTGCGGCTGACGGTGTCGGTGGCACCGGAGGGCGACTGGACATTGCCGCTGCCCCGGCTCGGCGTCCGCTTCGCACTGCCGACCGCCGACAGTGTGCAGTGGTTCGGCGGCGGCCCCGGTGAGGCGTATCCGGACACCAGGATGGCGTCGATGGTCGGCCGTTGGCAGTCGACTGTAGACGATCTGCAGACGCCGTACGTCCGTCCGCAGGAGAACGGCGCGCGAGCCGACGTGCGCTGGCTGGAGATCGGCGGACTCAGGATCGAGGGCGACCCGGAGTTCTGGTTCAGCGCGCGACGCTGGACCACCGAGCAGCTGGACGCGGCGCGGCATCTGACCGACCTCGCACCCGGCGACTCGGTGTGGGTCAACCTCGACCACGGGCAGCACGGCATCGGCTCGCAGTCCTGCGGTCCGGGCCCGCTGCCGCGGTACTTCCTGAAGGCCGAGCCCACGGAGTTCTCGTTCGTCTTCTCGGTGATCGGTTAA
- a CDS encoding sugar ABC transporter substrate-binding protein has protein sequence MSALSNSNWDRRNVLRAAMGLAAAGGLAACGGNNGRGGGSGSGTNLTQYFHAYGEAGTEQAIKKYAKAYDKANVTTQWITSADFESKLFATLLTDNAPDLFEFHPQIQMVKSGQVADLTDILNPVKDDFNPADIQSHTVDGKIYGVRMIDDPQFFFYRKSMLEKAGVDVPTTLDELMEAAAKLTTGKVKGLYVGNDLHSVNDTLIWSAGAQHLNEKNEIAYHTDGVVEGLKKMRKLFTSGDLLLGAPTESWDPSSFNQGLCAIQFCGMWAMPAIQDALGDDWGVFPFPKVTDSGKQSVYNGGWSMFVNAKGKNVEAAKEYVKWLWIDQKEYQEEWATSFGFHIPPRTSIAEKATKLKSGNAAEGVRLFNEFGHFDNIGWTQAMRTAFEDVFANCVRKNMNPEAALDKCDAAVNRELKKLFG, from the coding sequence ATGTCGGCATTGAGCAACAGCAACTGGGACCGCCGCAACGTACTGCGGGCCGCCATGGGCCTGGCCGCCGCCGGCGGGCTTGCCGCATGCGGCGGCAACAACGGACGGGGCGGGGGCAGCGGTTCGGGCACGAACCTGACGCAGTACTTCCACGCCTACGGTGAGGCCGGGACCGAGCAGGCCATCAAGAAGTACGCGAAGGCCTACGACAAGGCGAACGTGACCACGCAGTGGATCACCAGCGCCGACTTCGAGAGCAAGCTCTTCGCGACGCTGCTCACCGACAACGCGCCCGACCTGTTCGAGTTCCACCCGCAGATCCAGATGGTCAAGAGCGGTCAGGTGGCCGACCTGACCGACATCCTCAACCCGGTCAAGGACGACTTCAACCCGGCCGACATCCAGTCGCACACGGTGGACGGGAAGATATACGGCGTCCGCATGATCGACGACCCGCAGTTCTTCTTCTACCGCAAGTCGATGCTGGAGAAGGCAGGCGTCGACGTGCCGACCACGCTCGACGAGCTGATGGAGGCCGCAGCCAAGCTCACCACCGGCAAGGTCAAGGGCCTGTACGTGGGCAACGACCTGCACAGCGTCAACGACACGTTGATCTGGTCGGCCGGCGCCCAGCACCTCAACGAGAAGAACGAGATCGCCTACCACACGGACGGCGTCGTCGAGGGCCTGAAGAAGATGCGCAAGCTGTTCACCAGCGGCGATCTGCTCCTCGGCGCTCCGACCGAGTCCTGGGACCCCTCCTCGTTCAACCAGGGACTGTGTGCCATCCAGTTCTGCGGCATGTGGGCGATGCCGGCGATCCAGGACGCGCTCGGCGACGACTGGGGGGTCTTCCCCTTCCCGAAGGTCACGGACTCCGGCAAGCAGTCGGTCTACAACGGCGGCTGGTCGATGTTCGTCAATGCCAAGGGCAAGAACGTCGAGGCGGCCAAGGAGTACGTCAAGTGGCTGTGGATCGACCAGAAGGAGTACCAGGAGGAGTGGGCCACCTCCTTCGGCTTCCACATTCCGCCGCGCACCTCGATCGCCGAGAAGGCCACCAAGCTCAAGTCGGGCAACGCCGCTGAGGGTGTCCGGCTCTTCAACGAGTTCGGGCACTTCGACAACATCGGCTGGACCCAGGCCATGCGCACCGCCTTCGAGGACGTCTTCGCCAACTGCGTCCGCAAGAACATGAACCCGGAAGCCGCCCTGGACAAGTGCGACGCGGCCGTGAACCGCGAGCTCAAGAAGCTGTTCGGATAG
- a CDS encoding sugar ABC transporter permease, with amino-acid sequence MSTTKTRDVARPAPAKASSAKPRRGLRGSPTFNFWLFTGPFLIGLAIFVYAPILWSLWLSFFEARFTVTPDKFVGFENYKYMLTNDDFVGSLGTFTLFAAFIVPTTWALSLGLALLVNRLRFMRAFFRSVFFLPTACSYVAASLIWKMSIFSGVRFGLMNTILSWFGIENIAWLADPNPPWYWLVIVTARLWLQAGFYMILFIAALQNIPGELYEAAAIDGAKPGWQTFWYITLPQLRATSTAVILLLLVAAYQAFDEFFNLLSKTTWGRPPLVELYYKALGESQDYGSGSAGAVILTVLICAVTLLQGKFMGFGRGEESK; translated from the coding sequence ATGTCGACGACCAAGACGCGCGACGTCGCGCGCCCCGCCCCGGCGAAGGCCTCCTCGGCCAAGCCGCGGCGGGGTCTGCGGGGCAGCCCCACCTTCAACTTCTGGCTCTTCACCGGGCCGTTCCTCATCGGTCTGGCGATCTTCGTCTACGCGCCGATCCTCTGGAGTCTCTGGCTCAGCTTCTTCGAGGCCCGCTTCACCGTCACGCCCGACAAGTTCGTCGGCTTCGAGAACTACAAGTACATGCTGACGAACGACGACTTCGTCGGCTCACTCGGCACCTTCACCCTCTTCGCCGCGTTCATCGTGCCCACCACCTGGGCGCTCTCGCTGGGCCTGGCCCTGCTGGTGAACCGGCTGCGCTTCATGCGGGCGTTCTTCCGGTCGGTCTTCTTCCTGCCGACCGCGTGCAGTTACGTGGCCGCCTCGCTGATCTGGAAGATGTCCATCTTCAGCGGCGTCCGCTTCGGTCTGATGAACACGATTCTGAGCTGGTTCGGGATCGAGAACATCGCCTGGCTGGCCGACCCCAATCCGCCCTGGTACTGGCTGGTCATCGTCACCGCGCGGCTGTGGCTGCAGGCCGGCTTCTACATGATCCTGTTCATCGCGGCGCTGCAGAACATCCCGGGCGAGCTGTACGAGGCCGCCGCCATCGACGGCGCCAAGCCGGGCTGGCAGACCTTCTGGTACATCACGCTGCCCCAGCTGCGGGCCACGTCCACCGCGGTGATCCTCCTGCTGCTCGTCGCCGCGTACCAGGCCTTCGACGAGTTCTTCAACCTCCTGTCGAAGACCACATGGGGTCGTCCGCCCCTCGTCGAGCTGTACTACAAGGCCTTGGGCGAGAGCCAGGACTACGGTTCCGGCAGCGCGGGCGCGGTCATCCTGACCGTGCTCATCTGTGCCGTGACCCTGCTCCAGGGCAAGTTCATGGGCTTCGGAAGGGGGGAGGAGTCGAAGTGA
- a CDS encoding ABC-2 family transporter protein: MAVAHAWRTARVTPLGELHAPPRMTAVLVRLTVQVVLVASLWSGLYANTGTTASLDRDQAVTYAVLAVLASRLRELDQYAGRDTVLQHMHFGTIVYWYLRPMPPQRYYALRALGEQLYGLAWALGGYAVCLAAGVVEPPKSAAVAGVFALSLLLGQWVLYYVMLVLDQLCFWTVRNNAAMLILIFAQNLLSGVYAPLWFFPDWFVTLSSFLPFQATLSVPLSLYIGRIPLSDAGFQLAVQAWWVVVLALFTRFLWRRAARRVISQGG, encoded by the coding sequence ATGGCCGTCGCCCACGCCTGGCGCACCGCCCGCGTCACCCCGCTCGGCGAGCTGCACGCCCCGCCCCGGATGACCGCCGTGCTGGTGCGGCTGACCGTGCAGGTGGTGCTGGTGGCGTCCCTGTGGAGCGGTCTGTACGCGAACACCGGCACCACCGCCAGCCTCGACCGCGACCAGGCGGTCACATACGCCGTCCTGGCCGTACTCGCCTCCCGGCTGCGGGAGTTGGACCAGTACGCGGGCCGGGACACCGTGCTGCAGCACATGCACTTCGGCACGATCGTCTACTGGTACCTGCGCCCGATGCCGCCCCAGCGCTACTACGCCCTGCGCGCCCTCGGCGAGCAGCTGTACGGCCTGGCTTGGGCACTGGGCGGATACGCGGTCTGCCTCGCGGCCGGGGTGGTCGAGCCGCCGAAGTCCGCCGCCGTGGCGGGGGTGTTCGCGCTCAGTCTGCTGCTCGGCCAGTGGGTCCTGTACTACGTCATGCTCGTCCTGGACCAGCTGTGCTTCTGGACGGTGCGCAACAACGCCGCGATGCTGATCCTGATCTTCGCGCAGAACCTGCTGTCCGGGGTGTACGCGCCGCTGTGGTTCTTCCCGGACTGGTTCGTGACGCTGAGCTCGTTCCTGCCCTTCCAGGCGACGCTGAGCGTGCCGCTGTCGCTGTACATCGGCCGTATCCCGCTGTCGGACGCGGGCTTCCAACTCGCCGTCCAGGCCTGGTGGGTGGTCGTGCTCGCGCTGTTCACCCGTTTCCTGTGGCGGCGGGCCGCCCGCCGTGTCATCTCCCAAGGAGGCTGA
- a CDS encoding ABC-2 family transporter protein, whose product MNAVRIAWRITRLNFRAQLEYRTEFLLMVAIGAIWQVSVLVFATVLLSRFTGMGGWDSSEVLLIPATRMLAHGLFVLFLGRVGHGAGRQIQEGRIDVYLTRPMPVHRQLQLSYFPTNAIGDLTVAAGLMAGALSRSELDWTAGRVSYLIAAVIGGMFLEAALFTAVTCASLRFPAADHWGSWLEELLGTFGSYPLNVLPKAVGGFLTYGLPLAFVAYFPAAVLTGHGHDTGVPYWLAALSPLLGVLAYLGARLLWRWSVAHYAGVNG is encoded by the coding sequence ATGAATGCCGTCCGGATCGCGTGGCGTATCACGCGTCTCAACTTCCGTGCCCAGCTGGAGTACCGCACCGAGTTCCTGCTGATGGTCGCGATCGGCGCGATCTGGCAGGTGTCGGTGCTCGTGTTCGCGACGGTGCTGCTGTCCCGGTTCACCGGGATGGGCGGCTGGGACAGCTCGGAGGTGCTGCTGATCCCGGCGACGCGGATGCTCGCGCACGGGCTTTTCGTGCTGTTCCTGGGCCGGGTGGGGCACGGCGCCGGCCGGCAGATCCAGGAAGGCAGGATCGACGTCTACCTGACCCGCCCCATGCCGGTGCACCGCCAGCTCCAGCTGTCCTACTTCCCCACCAACGCGATCGGCGATCTGACGGTCGCGGCGGGCCTGATGGCGGGCGCGCTCAGCCGCAGTGAGCTGGACTGGACGGCGGGCCGTGTCTCGTACCTGATCGCCGCCGTGATCGGCGGCATGTTCCTGGAGGCGGCGCTGTTCACGGCTGTGACCTGTGCGTCCCTGCGCTTCCCGGCCGCCGACCACTGGGGCAGCTGGCTGGAGGAACTCCTCGGCACCTTCGGCAGCTACCCGCTGAACGTGCTGCCCAAGGCGGTGGGCGGCTTCCTGACGTACGGCCTTCCGCTCGCGTTCGTCGCGTACTTCCCGGCCGCCGTCCTCACCGGCCACGGCCACGACACCGGCGTCCCGTACTGGCTGGCGGCGCTCTCGCCCCTGCTGGGCGTGCTGGCCTACCTGGGGGCGCGGCTGCTGTGGCGGTGGAGCGTCGCCCACTACGCGGGGGTGAACGGATGA
- a CDS encoding ATP-binding cassette domain-containing protein, whose protein sequence is MSGSIEVRGLSRTFHTTVRRPGFTGALRSLVNPERVAKHAVSDITFDVAPGELLALLGPNGAGKSTTIKMLTGILTPTSGEARVVGVVPYVERERNARNIGAVFGQRTQLWWDLPVRESFAILRDIYEVPRAEHAARLKEFDDLLDLSSFWDTRVRHLSLGQRVRSDLAAALLHDPPVVFLDEPTIGMDVVVKEQVREFLRHQVEERGRTVLLTTHDMTEVERLAERVVLINHGRLVLDGSLEEIRRKFGSTWQVRATLADAHTDVVPLPGIAVLRQDGPQVVFGPDGADGADGSEAPTVHQALKAVIERYEVTGVAIDEADLEDVMRAAYVHAGNA, encoded by the coding sequence GTGAGCGGCAGCATCGAGGTCCGAGGTCTGTCCCGCACCTTCCACACCACCGTCCGCCGCCCCGGCTTCACCGGCGCGCTGCGTTCCCTGGTCAACCCCGAGCGGGTGGCCAAACACGCCGTCTCCGACATCACCTTCGACGTCGCCCCCGGCGAACTCCTCGCCCTGCTCGGCCCGAACGGCGCCGGCAAGTCCACCACCATCAAGATGCTCACCGGCATCCTCACGCCCACCTCCGGCGAGGCGAGGGTCGTGGGCGTGGTGCCGTACGTGGAGCGCGAGCGCAACGCCCGCAACATCGGCGCGGTGTTCGGGCAGCGCACCCAGCTGTGGTGGGACCTTCCGGTGCGCGAGTCGTTCGCGATCCTCCGGGACATCTACGAGGTGCCCAGGGCCGAACACGCCGCCCGCCTCAAGGAGTTCGACGACCTGCTGGACCTGTCGTCCTTCTGGGACACCCGGGTCCGGCACCTCTCGCTGGGCCAGCGCGTACGCAGCGACCTCGCCGCCGCCCTGCTGCACGATCCGCCGGTCGTCTTCCTCGACGAGCCGACCATCGGCATGGACGTCGTGGTCAAGGAGCAGGTGCGGGAGTTCCTGCGCCACCAGGTGGAGGAGCGCGGCCGTACGGTCCTGCTGACCACGCACGACATGACGGAGGTCGAGCGGCTCGCCGAGCGCGTCGTCCTCATCAACCACGGCCGGCTCGTGCTCGACGGCTCCCTGGAGGAGATCCGGCGCAAGTTCGGTTCGACCTGGCAGGTCCGGGCGACACTCGCCGACGCGCACACCGACGTCGTACCACTGCCGGGGATCGCGGTGTTGCGGCAGGACGGTCCGCAGGTGGTGTTCGGGCCCGACGGGGCCGACGGGGCCGACGGATCCGAAGCGCCCACCGTGCACCAGGCGCTCAAGGCGGTCATCGAGCGGTACGAGGTGACGGGCGTCGCCATCGACGAGGCGGACCTGGAGGACGTGATGCGGGCCGCCTACGTCCACGCCGGGAACGCGTGA
- a CDS encoding carbohydrate ABC transporter permease: MTTTMPEVREPAPSSGKPRRTKRGGGGVMSSTGLYIATGVAGFLFLIPFYLLIRNALSTDAEITGENWKFFPTDIQWGNISELFTDDTVPFAQSLWNSAIVATLHTVGVLLVCSLAGYGLARIPYKHANKVFYAVLGTLMVPTAVTFVPSFVLVSSLGWVDTYRGLIIPGLFSGFTCFLFRQYFLGFPKELEEAARVDGLGYWGAYWRIVVPNSLNFFAAMATITFIQGWNSFLWPLVIGQDPGSWTVQVALSNYMTNQTVVFHLIFMATAFSILPLVFVFLFLQRWLVQGIAQTGIKG; the protein is encoded by the coding sequence GTGACCACCACCATGCCCGAGGTGCGGGAACCCGCGCCGTCGTCAGGCAAGCCCCGCCGCACCAAGCGCGGCGGCGGCGGCGTGATGAGCTCCACCGGCCTCTACATCGCCACCGGAGTCGCCGGCTTCCTCTTCCTGATCCCGTTCTACCTGCTGATCCGCAACGCCCTCTCCACCGACGCCGAGATCACCGGAGAGAACTGGAAGTTCTTCCCCACGGACATCCAGTGGGGCAACATCAGCGAACTGTTCACCGACGACACGGTGCCCTTCGCCCAGTCCCTGTGGAACTCGGCGATCGTGGCCACCCTGCACACCGTCGGCGTGCTGCTGGTGTGCTCCCTCGCGGGCTACGGTCTCGCCCGCATCCCGTACAAGCACGCCAACAAGGTCTTCTACGCCGTCCTGGGCACCCTGATGGTCCCGACGGCGGTCACCTTCGTCCCGAGCTTCGTGCTGGTGTCGTCGCTCGGCTGGGTGGACACCTACCGGGGTCTCATCATCCCGGGCCTGTTCAGTGGTTTCACCTGCTTCCTGTTCCGGCAGTACTTCCTGGGGTTCCCCAAGGAGCTGGAGGAGGCGGCGCGCGTGGACGGACTGGGCTACTGGGGCGCGTACTGGCGCATCGTGGTGCCCAACTCGCTGAACTTCTTCGCGGCGATGGCGACCATCACCTTCATCCAGGGGTGGAACTCCTTCCTGTGGCCGCTGGTCATCGGCCAGGACCCGGGCTCGTGGACCGTCCAGGTCGCGCTCTCCAACTACATGACCAACCAGACCGTCGTCTTCCATCTGATCTTCATGGCCACCGCCTTTTCCATCCTGCCCCTGGTGTTCGTGTTCCTCTTCCTCCAGCGCTGGCTGGTGCAGGGGATCGCCCAGACCGGCATCAAGGGCTGA
- a CDS encoding MFS transporter: MTTATRSGSPPRLAVSLVFVILGATQGGWMARIPAIRDQVGVDTARWGLLSSSSAAGDLVAIVLITLLIGRVSSRLLSLAAAALVLLNAPVLAGASTVPALVVGLTMWGVGATFLATPVNALAVAVERHQGRPLMSGFHASYSCGVLAGGALGTLAAATGISPGAQMAISSGVLGALLLAWAGRLPEEGVPEERKEERRPLRHRFTPQLVLLASIAFLASFVEGAASQWSSVFTADFLGEGSALGAATYTCFSVAILVARLLGDRFVARLGRGTFVRLSLLTTALGAALVLARPGLPLAIAGFTVTGLGIACVLPALIALAGRQPGVPAGEGVSVITIGQWPGFLMAGPAVGLLAGAASLRVALLSLIVAALGAAVLSRWVAVGPEPVHAGR; the protein is encoded by the coding sequence ATGACCACCGCCACCCGCTCCGGATCACCTCCGCGTCTGGCTGTGAGCCTGGTCTTCGTCATCCTCGGTGCCACGCAGGGCGGCTGGATGGCCCGTATCCCCGCGATCCGGGACCAGGTCGGCGTGGACACCGCGCGGTGGGGTCTGTTGAGCAGCTCGTCGGCCGCCGGGGATCTCGTCGCGATCGTGCTGATCACTTTGCTCATCGGCCGGGTGAGCTCCCGTCTGCTGAGCCTGGCGGCCGCCGCGCTGGTGCTGCTCAACGCGCCCGTGCTGGCGGGCGCCTCGACCGTGCCCGCGCTGGTGGTCGGGCTGACGATGTGGGGCGTCGGCGCGACCTTCCTGGCCACCCCGGTCAACGCGCTCGCGGTCGCCGTGGAACGCCATCAGGGCAGACCGCTCATGTCCGGCTTCCACGCCTCCTACAGCTGCGGGGTGCTGGCGGGCGGCGCCCTCGGCACGCTCGCGGCGGCCACCGGCATCTCTCCGGGCGCTCAGATGGCGATCAGCAGCGGCGTCCTCGGGGCACTGCTGCTGGCGTGGGCGGGCCGACTGCCGGAGGAGGGGGTCCCCGAGGAGCGCAAGGAGGAACGCCGGCCGCTCCGGCACCGCTTCACTCCCCAACTGGTCCTGCTCGCCTCCATCGCGTTCCTGGCGTCCTTCGTCGAGGGGGCGGCATCGCAGTGGAGTTCGGTGTTCACGGCCGACTTCCTGGGCGAGGGCTCGGCGCTCGGCGCGGCGACGTACACGTGCTTCTCGGTGGCGATCCTCGTGGCGCGGCTGCTGGGCGACCGGTTCGTGGCCCGGCTGGGCCGCGGCACCTTCGTACGGCTGTCGCTGCTCACCACGGCGCTGGGCGCGGCCCTGGTCCTCGCCCGTCCAGGCCTGCCACTCGCCATCGCCGGGTTCACCGTGACCGGCCTGGGCATCGCCTGCGTGCTCCCCGCGCTGATCGCCCTGGCCGGACGACAGCCCGGGGTGCCGGCCGGCGAGGGCGTCTCCGTCATCACGATCGGCCAGTGGCCGGGCTTCCTGATGGCGGGCCCGGCGGTCGGCCTGCTGGCGGGGGCGGCGAGTCTGCGGGTGGCCCTGCTGTCGCTGATCGTGGCGGCGTTGGGCGCCGCCGTACTGAGCAGGTGGGTGGCAGTCGGTCCGGAGCCGGTCCACGCGGGCCGGTAG